The genomic DNA GCTGCACCGAGGACTTTTACCAGAATGCCAACTGGACTATGGGCGATATTTACTCTAGGAGGACGATCACCTGCGGCAAGGTCGACTCGGCCGTCGTCCCCTATGAGATCTCAGCTATTGCCTGATTTTGACTGCGCTCAACATTGAAGGCGGGGCAGCGATGATATTGACGACGGGATGAGGATATGAAAATAGACAATGTACATGGCTTGAGTACGGTAAAAATggcagacgacgacgatgttGTATCtgttttatttctttttgttcgCATACCATAGAGAGGAGGATTATGTTTCTCGCTTGATGAAAAGTTGGGTTAGTTAATGCTTAATGAGATGAAAGAAGCTTATTACATAAACCGACCTAAGCTGTGACATCACCATTTCACAAGCGCCATTTGATCGAATTTCTTTCACTAGGTACCTGAGATCGATCGAGGTTGATCTGACAGATGGAACAGGATTTCATTCTAACTAAAGATCTTGGGACAATCTGCGAGATATGCAAGCCCTTGAACTATATCCGCGCCGTTGGTAAGCCGGTTCTGTTTTGCGATCTGTCCGGCCAGAACTCTACTTCAAATCGACGTCATGTACTGACGGCATTAAGTGCAAGCGTATTGAGAGAGTGTTTGAAGAATTGAGCAGTTGTAATGTCCTCTCTAGGAATAACGGACCATTCCTCACAATATATGAGATCTCATTGCACCAGACTACGCAAATTCATCTCACACTGATATTTTACTACCCTATTTATCAACTCACCAAAATGAccaaacccctccgccaaatcgccgccgagaagctcatcggCCCCAATGCCAATCCCTCCCAGCTTGGTGACCCGATTTCACTAAAGACAGAGACGAATAATGCAACCTCTAACCCAAGGGGTGAGCCGGAGAACAAGCAAGACTTTTCCAAAACCGAGAGTAAAGTCCCAGAGTCGTCAGGTGGAAGCCATGAGGAaaggatgttgaggggagaggggcCAAAGGGACATCATGTGAGCGGGATGATGACTGATGAGATTCGGCAAGGGAAGAGGGGAGCTCCGGGCATGACTATGGAGGGGGATGCTACTAGtgtgaagagggtggaggttgttggggatgCGACgaagggtgggagggggaaggggtcgaAGTTGTGAGAGATTGCCAGAAATGGAGAGGATGATTGGAATGAGAAAGTGTCAACGTCAAGGGTTCGAGATATATGAAACtaaggttggtggtgaggctgtGTGCTAAAGAAAGGAGTGATCACCAGATGCTTGGAAAAGTTATGGTAAATTGCTACGCCGTATTCAGGCTCAAACAAATAACCACTCCAAGGAAAAGTTTGTAACACTGCAGAGCTGGTTAGGATATTAATGCACCTGGTGCTGTGACCTCTGCCATTGAATGATGATTGGTGACTCGGTGAAGACGCTGGCTAACAGGGTGCCACAGTCCTCGGGGGCGGCCCGGCCCGAAAAAGCAAACACGATAGCTTGGAGCACAGCTTTGTTGATTATCGTGCTTCAGTCTTCGAGCTAATCTCCCATTGTCAACACTGTTCGACATTTTTTGGGCCTCAACATGCATGCATGCGTACTTTAATTAGAGACTACCCCTGATGTATACCAAGTTACCTCACCGATCCTTAgttcgggggagggggggggcggtGTGCAGATATCATTGATAATACGGGTATACAGTTGAGTTCTTCATGGGCCTTTGCTAGCTGTGCAGTTGAAGATGAGGCTCCAGAACTCCCGTTACACCTCCCAATGCAGCTGGGTGAGGACATATTAAGGGACATGTACCGCCCATATAATGATCTGTTTCCGACCACTGGTTTGGAGCGTTCTGCTGCTCTCTTATAGCCTCCAAGCATTTCTAAGACATGGAACCCATAACTCCTTACCGTCCATACCTTTTGCGCCTTTGGTTCTTGGTGGCCCTAGTGCTTGTCACAACAGCCTCTCTGGGACTGGTCGAATATTCCCTCCACAAACTTCTATCAACTGCTGATCTCAGCAGCGCGGTTGTGGCTGGCTCAGACTACAACTCGACCTCCTCTAcaccttccttccctccgTCAGTCGCTCGCAAGACAACCGTAACCCGTACGACACTTGCCTATATCAACGCAACAGTGCAGATACCAAATGCAAAAGCGACCCGAGGTAGGATGCGCACTGAAACCAGTGAAAATACACACATCTCCAAGCGAGCCGGACGCCAGAATTCCACTAACCCAAGGGTTACCAGATGGTAAGTTGAACTTCCAGGTTATGTGCTCTTTCTCTTCCATTCATAGAAGAAGTACTAATGCATCGGTTTCAGGAACCCACGTCCCACACAAAGGCCTTGGAATCCAGAAAGAAGCTCTCCAAAAGACTCGAGCATAGTGGCAGAATGTTCAGAACCCCTCAATCCCCCGGCATCTGGAGATTGTGCCATGATACTTGACCCCAGTGTAATGAGTGTACCCGCCTATATAAGTCAAATCGGTTCAGCatggggtggatgggtgaaCATTGGATTGCCTGCAACATTGCTCCTTACGCCTCGTCCTCCCAAGACTCCCGCACCCACAGCAACTAGCTACCCCGAAATCGAAACTGAAACAGTGGTAGAAACTCCGACAGTATATTACCCCGAAACCAAGATTACTACTGAGATAGCGCTTCCCACCACCGAGACAACTTTCACCGATGCAGTTCCTAACATTCAGACCATTCCAACCCTGAAATGATCTTTACCACCACAGTCTCCAGTCAAGAGACTGAGCTTTCTTCCACTGAAATAGGATCCACCGAAGGGGTCGTCAGCATTGAGACGGTTCCTCATCCCGAAGTAGCTCCCACGCAAGTGGTAGGCAACGAGACTCCCTCACCTGAGGGGATATCCACAGAAGCAATCTTCACCATTCAGACCGTTCCCAACCCCGATATATCTCCCACTTCCACTCAGTCGGCAGGCATTAGCACAGTTTTCACTGGGAGGCCATCCATCAACGTAGTCCTCAGCATTCAAACGGTTCCCAACCCCGGAATTATTCCCAAACAGATGCAGCCCAAAGCAGCAGAAAGCACCATTATTTCCGATTTAGAGGCAATGGATAAAAAAGACAACGAAACAAACAGGCTGTTTACCAGCTGGTCACCCACTGTGCACGCCACTGCCCCCCGCAATGTCCGGCATTCAGCATCACTGAAAAACTGGTCAACCTCTGACACGTCCTGGCAGTTATTTACCCCCGCAAATGCCATAATAATCACTAGTACTTCAACACCGTCAGTACCTACTCTAAGAGGGTCATCTCAACTGGGTACTCCAGAATATTTCATGTCCACAAGCACTGTTCCAACACCGAGGACCAGGGGCTCGACAACAACTGGCTCACTGGAATACTCAGCATTCTCAAAGGCCATAATAAGCCCCATCATCACTTCATCTGTTTCACCTAATGAGGAAAGTTCCACAGGCGGAAATGGCTCATACATTGTTTATGTATTGACACCAGAAGCTTACTTTCTTGGATCCTTTGCTCCTCTCATATTCGCCATCCTCTTCTATCTACCGTGGGCCAGTTTAGATGCAGTTGCAAAGAGGATGGAGCCGTTTTACCGACTGAGCAGCTCCAAGGGCGCAGTAGCATCCGAGTCCCTGAACGTTTCCTACGAAAGCCAAGTACCCTTGGTCGGGCAGCTTTGGAATTCACTCATCCGAAGACACTGGGTTGTATCACTCACCTCCTTTCTGGTCATATTATGCCAGGTCTTGATGGCACTTTCACCAGAAGCAATCCGAATATCTGTGATAGGGATCGACTGCCGTGCGAACGTTGCATGTCCTGGGGTATTGAGCGTGTCGACAGCGCCTGCCAGGGCAATGGAAGCTATGTTGCTCGTCATGATTATTTGCACTGCTGTGCTTGCAGGGCAGCTTTGGAACCGACGATCCCAGCTATACTCGGAACCTTTCAGTCTTGCTGGCACAGCAACCCTGGTGGCGAATGATGGCTCCTTCTTACAGCTATTTCGGCAGGTGGACTCTCAGTCTCTGACGTCGGATGGCAAGGGATTGGAGAAAGCATTGGGAAAAAACACGCGATACCGCCTCACAATATACAAAAatgagggaggggcagcACAAAATGGCATTGTTTTGGAGCCACCGCACACGACCTCCCAAGCCTTTCCGGCCACCACAACTCCTGCATCTGGCGTCAAATTCCTTCCAGTAAAACGGTCGAATCCCCTAATATTGGAATTATGTCTCctttttctcatcatcgtcatcattcTGCCGATAATAATCTGGTATTATCTTAACAACGACCAAAACCATCCGCTTGAGCAATTCCTGAGCGGCCAGGACTTTGGAGTCAGGTTCCTTTTCGCGGCAATAGGCATCCTCATCGACGAGCTTTGGAAGAACATTTTTTCAAGTATGCGTCCCTTCCTTTTTATGCACTTTTGCTTATACTAACATGAGCAAACTCGCCTTCTAGAGCTCAGTATTCTCGTACCATACATCAATATGTCCAATCCCAATACCGCGGCAAAGCCCCAAGACTCGATGCTTTTCGAACCTCCTTTTTCACCATTGACCGCTCTCTTTCACAAAAGCACATATCGCTCGTTGCCATTAACGATTGTCACCATGAATGCGAATATGGCCCTGATTCTTACGGTATATTTAGCCAACATCCCCTTCAGCAACGATAAAGCGAGAGTGGCTTGGGCAACATCATGCTATTTCAGTTTGGCACTCTTTGGGCTCATGATCATAAGCATTATTGCCCTCATGATCCTGATTCGAGCCCCTGAGACGCCCCTAGCGCCAGACACCATCGCCGCGCGGCTCTACTATCTGTCTGCGGGACTCATGATCGCTTCTCGGTTCGGGCCATTTTCAACGTTGAATACTGGGGACAGGGATAGGGCCATCACCAAATGTGACGCGGGTTTGACGGGTTATCGctttggttggttggcttaCCCAAGTCAAAGCTCGAGTCAGAGCCAGTCACGGCCCTCTCAAAGGACAAGGGGAGTCAATCAGAGACATGACAGGATGGTTTTGGGGATTGGGTCAACAAGGGTATTGACTCGTTGAATGGCCGAGGATTGTGATGATATATCGCGGGCGATACTCTATTGTTACCTATCTTGGTTTGTAAAGCAATAAACTCGTCTTGTTGCACAACGCAGGGCAAAAGATTCAGGTGCCGTAATCAGCGCCGAAAGCTAAACTACCAAGTTCATACTTTGATTCAGAAAAGATCGAAGACTGCCATGAGCGGATCTTTCCCTGCCCAGACTGGGTCTCCCTTGGCCTCGACCAAGGACGAGTCTCCCTCGTCCAAGGATAAATCTTCCTCGACCAAAACCCGATCTTCCTCCAGTGCATTTCCAAGCGAGTTTTCCTCCAGCGGATTTTTGAGCGAAGATTCCGTTACCCAAAGCGGTCCTCGGACTTGCGTGCCTGGCCGTGAGTCCACGCTTGAGAAAAGAATATTGCGTAAAATCAGACAGCACAACGACCGAGGCGACACCGATGCCCAGATCCTCGTCAATTTTGTCATCGATTTTGACCATGATCAGTATATCAAAAGCCACAAGAAGGGCGCGGACACCAACTTGAACTGGGCCTGCACACCCACAGGCTTCAGGAACATTGTCCAGGCATCAACAGCGCTCGACTACATGAGCCAGACATGGCCCCAAACAGGCGCCCGTCTGTACAGCTATCTAGACTTGCGCTTACGTCAATCTTCGTACCACAGATTTCGTGTACAGTTCGCTGGAAATGGGGGTGCAAACATCACCGTGCACCTCGACAAGAAAACACCAGACCTTGAAGCGGAAGCATGCCATCTATCCATCACAGCCAGTGGTCACCAAAACCTTGTAGCCTTGGTGGCTAGCCAAATCGCTTGGCTCTGTGGCGCGTTCAGAAAATCGCCCGAAGATGGTCTCATCTACTGCAAACCGACGGTCAGTGAGACGCTTCATTTTGATTCTTCGGACTCGTCGAGCGATGACAGCATGAGATTTAACATTGGTTACATCGACACGCCCATCGACGGGTCCGACCTTGACGTGCCACGAACCTGCTGGAATGGCCTGTTTATTGACCAACCTCATACTCGGATTGTGTGCGGATACCCAATCCGTGTTCAGCCAGGGTATGCGTTCAACTCAACAAGCGTGCCTTTGACGGGGTTGGAGATTACGAGGAAGATCATCATGAGGATTCGTGAGGACGAGACGCCGGTTGAGAGGCCTCAGAACCTGGCAACCACGCCGGATGTTGTTCATGGGAagtgtttttttctttatctCCAAGGTGTTGAACAAGGGAGTGGTGTTTTGGCATTTGGAGCGGCGGTATGATCATGAGGGGTCTGAGTTTAGGCTTGATAACTTGCCTCGTCCGGAGGTGAGCAGTGACTTCGACTTTGACCAGCTAGAGAATTACAGGAACTTCATTGGGGGGGAGTGCGGGGTGAGGAAGCTTTTGGTCATTGAGGGGCGGTTGCAGGAGGGCTTTACTTGCCCCGATTGATAGGGATAACTTAGAGGGCAGAATTGGTCCCGGGGAGTAGGTACAAAGGTTGTATTCCTATCATATTTTGTCGCCTTCTCCGTGGCACTTCCAAAGCACGTCCTATGGAAAACAAATCATTCAACAGGTTGAGGATCGGTTCCTCATGTTAATGATTCAACAATGAGTAACGCTGTTATCCCATCAGACTCAGGGCCGACCTTACAAAGTATATCATTCGACACACAATTTACATTGGCATCTGTTGATTGCTGGTCTGACTCACTCAGTGATGTGATGTTTTCCGTCGCATTTCCAAATGGATGAAATGGGTGCCAACAGAACGATTGGCTTCCCCTGCATACTTTCCAGTGTTGTTCCAAATCAGTGTCCCCATTTGAACTCGACTATTCATTGTATCAAACATTTTCCCCATCAATGAGCAAAGAAGCCAGAGTTCAGCATGGTGACTCTATTCTGGCTACCCGGCGAAAAGGTCTCCGATGTAGAAACAAAAATAGGTGACGCAATAACAAACCGTCTACCTCGCGAAGATTTCTACGAAGCAAAGATTTCACACTatgccatctccatctcctggAAACCTCTCATCTCGTATCCCAACAATGATCGACCCACAAACCGTTTAAGCCACGCATGCGCCCTCGCCGGTTACCGCAACAACGTCCAAGCAGCCTCTCCACTCCAGTACATGACACAAACCTGGCCCGACAGAGGACCAGAGGTCTACCACTTCCTTGCTGGAGCTTTgagcatcaacaaccctTCAATGACACCACCCACTAATCCAGTAGAGATTAAACCCTCACATTATGCAACCCTCCAAGCACCCGGTGGGTCGGATATTGTCCTTGACTTGACTGAACACCCCGGCGGTCCAGGCCCGTTCATTAAACCCCCATCTCATCATTGGAATCCACAACGCCGAACCGGAGATTATCGCTGAGATAGCCAGCTAATTAGCTTGGTTTTGCGGAGTGTTGAAGAGGTCGAAGGTCATGAACTCGATTTACTACCGTATGCCCAACGCTAAAGGGTTCGAGTTAGAAAACACTGGTGCAggcctcagaggcaactGCAAGATTTACTATTATTCCGTCTCTTCtaagcaccaccgccatcccaAACCGTGCTGGCAGGCGCTGTTCACGACGGGGGACACAGCCGTACCCTGGAGTTTTAACTGGATACCCGATCAGGACATTGCCGGATTATGTCCTTCCCAACACACCCAAGACAGGCCTTGAGTTGatgtgggggttgttggcgaggtttcttggtggggaggaagagcaaCCCCGTAGGCCGAGTAGTAGGGAGGAGTTGGTCAAAACGCCGATTGTGTTGAAGGGGCTGCAGTTTATGCTTTGTTCTgtgattttgaggagggggagggtgtacTGGCATTTGATACAGGATAATGGCATCAAGAGGCCGACAAGCTTTGGGAGTGATCCTAACAATCTTCCCAAGCCGTTGTATGTGGATGATGGTTTGGTGTGGAGGACGGGGAGTTGGAAAAGTGTCGGCATGTTTGTTGGGAGTGAGTGTGGGGGGTATCATCAGTGTGTTGTTAAGGAACCGGGGCCTTTTTAGGTGGTTCCGGCTCCGGTAGGAAAATCAGGTAGGTAAGGTGGGCAAGGGAAGTTTTGCTTTTGTGAGGGATCTCGCAGGTAGTCATAGCAACAAAGACAGGTCAGTCCAGTTTCTACGAAGAGATCACCCATTTCCACATTCGAACTGCTTTTAATGCCTAGACTTGTGAATGGACCTGGTTGAACTGAAATCGCGCTGTTATCCTCGACAATGTCTCCAAAGTACCCGAAAAACAAAGTCCCTACCTTCTAGCCCTCTTCTCCGCGATGTCTTCAGTCTCATCATCGCTATCCCATGCCCTCTTACCCGCCTCAGACTCATGTCGGCCTACATGGTTAATGAACCGGTTGTTTACATGACTGTACATCCCAAATGATGACTGTCCCAACGAGCCAGACCAAAACGAATGTCTCCCCAACTGAGTATGTCCTCTCTGATCGAAGGGCGATAAGTACGTGTCTGATGCCATGTCAGCAGGCCCAAACAAAGAAAGATCAGCTGGTTGCTTCCCAGTGCCACTCTGCGATCGTGACCCCAAACTTGAGCCAAGACCACTATCTTGAAACAGAGCTTCCACTTCGTCAACATTATCTCCAGGGTCCCCGCACAACCGTGATGCTCTTTCCCAGGTAAGCTGGCGGTCAACTGTGGATCATCACTCTCCGGCTTGGCACGTCCGGACGGCCAAGCCATTCTCCGCCAACGGGCCGCCGGGACCCCACAGTTCTAAATCCGCTTAGCTCCGAGCGCCGCAATCCTGCATCATGCATCAACCACAGCGGTCAAGAACCCACCTCACCGTCGTCTCGAACTGACCAACCGATCTCAATCGCCAGCTCGGCCATCACTTGAGGTGACTCAGACTATCATCCGCCCTTCAATTGAGCATTAAATACTTGCATGCTCCATTTTATCTTGGTCGATTGCTTTTAACCTGTGGAGACACAAAGCCGTTAGCGGATTACACCATCGTCCCCGCCAGGCCCGCCACAGCCGTTGCGGTCATCGGCTCCCCGCGTCTCTCAACTCCAAGCCTCATCGCTTCCACCGTTTCACAACCATCCTCACAAGATGTCTTCCAGtcacccaccacaaccggCAGCGTCTGCCCTTTCCGCCGACGGCCTCAACGTTCTTTCACCAGCGCCAATACAAACCGAAACTAGCCCTCTGCTCCCCAAGCCGCCATcagcttcctcatcctcctcagaagCTGTCAGCGAGGCCGGCACCGAAACAGAAGAATCCACACTCATAGCCCAGCCCCTCTCTCCTGCCAGGCTCTACATAACTCTCACCTCATCCTACCTGGGCGTCTTCCTCGGCGCAGTGGACGCCTCTATCATTGTCACTTTGTCTGGACCCATCGCCTCAGAGTTCCAGTCCCTGTCACTGTTATCATGGCTTGCGGCATCATACCTCATCGCCAATGCTGCTTGTCAGCCCCTGTCGGGTAGACTCACCGATATCTTTGGTCGTGGGCCGGGActcgtcttctccaacttgATGTTCGGCCTTGGTAACCTCATTTGTGGGTTGGCAAAGAATGAACAGCAAATCATCCTCGGACGAGTCATCTCTGGAGTGGGAGGCGGTGGGCTCATGAGCATCAGCACTTTCCTTGCCACGGATCTGGTTCCATTGAAGAAAAGAGGCGTGGTGCAAGGGCTGGGGAACATTGCTTATGGCACAGGCGCTATGCTGGGTGGCGTATTTGGCGGCTTCATCAACGACACTTCGTcctggggttggaggttggcttTTTTGATCCAGGTCCCGATCATTGCTGTCAGTGGTGGATTGGTGGCTTATTTGGTGAGGGTGCCGCCCAAGGTATCCAACAAGAGCTTGATCTCGAGGATCGACTTCCTGGGTGCCTTCTTTATCGTCGGGTTCTTGGTCTTGACGCTGCTCGGGCTTAATGCTGGCGGGAATTTGGTCAGGTGGACGGATCCATTGGTCTTGACGAGCATTCCGCTGGGTGTCGCAATGCTCTTTGccttggtgtggtgggaaggCAGGGTGAAGCAACCGATTATCCCGGTGAAGCTATTGGTTGAAAGGACTGTTGCTGCAGCGTGTATCACGAATTTTTGCAGGTATGTATCCCCCGATCTTTCTTGAAGACAAGAAAACTGACGATCCCAGCtccatggtgatgatgatgaccatGTTCTATGTTCCACTGTATCTCCAGGTCCTTGGCTACACCCCCACACAATCCGCATATCGCATCCTCGCATCTTCGGTCGGCGTCTCGTTCGCGTCGGTCGGCAGCGGGTTGATCATGAAGCAAACTGGCAAGTATGTCGGCCTGGGCAGAATTGTCTTGTCAGTGTACACGATCGCCATTGCTCTCAACACATTGCTGGACCAGTACACGCCACCTTGGATCCCGTTTGTTTCCATGACCCTCCACGGTGCTGGATACGGTGCTATGCTTACTGTTACCCTCCTTGGCTgtattgctgctgttgaacACTCGCAGCAGGCCGTGATCACGAGCGCTACGTATGCCTTCCGGTCAGTAGGCACCACGCTCGGCATCACTGTCGCGTCGGCCGTCTATCAGAACATCCTGAAGGCAAAGCTGTGGGAAAGATTCGGTGACCTGCCCGGTGCGGCTGAGGAGATCAACCGAATCCGTGATGATCTTGGGGAGTTGGGGCGGTTGCCTGAGGGGTGGCATGATGGTGTAATTGCGTCGTTTATGGAGGCGTTCAGAGGAGTCTGGCTGACTGCGCTTGGCTTGACTGTCATTGCTCTGATCAGTGTCTCCTTGATGAAGCAGCATAAGCTGCACTCGACGTTAACCAGGCAGGAGGAATAGGTCCTCTGCTTAAAACTGAGGATATGTTGGGCGATGCCTGGTAGacaggggaggagaggggaagggaggaaggagatgatggcggtATCAGTTCATCTGTCAAGCAAACGTGCATATGTATCAGTTGTTCCTTCCACCACATGACCCATGAGATATCGCTGCGTAAACGTTAAACGCATCAATGACTCAACATCTCCGTCTGgaaccctcttcttcctttttcccAGAGCATGATGTAGCAAAAGATAACCTAAGCTCGGGTCAGAGACAGGTCAAGCTGGGATCAAGATGGAAGTAAGCTGGGATTAAATTGATAGCCAGCTGGGATATAGGACAAAGGTTGGATAGATAAGGCTGGGATATAGCTGGGATGAAAGAAATATGGCCTGTAGTACTACGTTTCGAGTTGTGCTCGTATAACTTATCGGGTGCCCTCAACTACTTCCCCAGCAACCAAATTCCAATTCCCTAATATTGTCACCCTGAATCTTTAATTTATTCTTACCATAATGCGCTGGTGATTTTGCCCTGCCCCACCGCACCTCACCGACAACCGCCCATGCCTTAGCGTGGCCACATCGACAGCCCAGTTTCATGACATGCACAACGAACGAACACCATTGGAACCCAGAGCCTCGCACAACGCTGCGGATTTATTTTTTCTctgtcaccaccactgctgccGGTTCTTTCCGTTTCTTTTGctttcacctcctccaaccgttGGTACCTGCGCACACCTGGTACATGGTTCATGCATCTTCAACTGCCGCTTGACAGCTGCCGCAGGCCGCATCTGATACACCGCTCTCTttcgcaccaccaccacgacgcATCTTCAGTTTTCCCTCAATTATTTCACCTTTCCTCATGTCTTCAACCTTcgccccaaaccccaagcctttcaccaaccaccaacccctcagcAGCCGCTGCACTACCCCCAAACGTCTCAGAACaacatccacccccatcaaccacaacaaccctcgTTTCCCACcgtcatcccctcccctcatcacgacagcctccacctcctcaacaaaacCCATATCAAAGTGTAATAACCCAAATGTTCGACCCCTGCCTGGCCCCTGTCCTTCTTTCGGGTCCGAGACCGTGCATACGAGCGGGTCCTCCCGTATCAGCATTCTCAAAACAGGATTTGGAATTTTGGCGATCCCCTCACCtaacacccaccacccctacTAGCGGCGGCcgccccaaaccaaaaaaaaaaaaccttaTCTCAACGTTCACACGCATCTCCCCAGGCAACAGGCACACCACGCCTCATGCGCAAGCAACCAATATAAACAAcgccccccttttctcttgcATTTCGCGCTTCCAAACAACACTTCATCCGCAAGGCTGACTGGTGTGATGTATCACATTATATGGGTATGAGCGTTCTTTTGTACCTGGACAAACAGTCAGCCAAGTTCCATATCCTCATAAGGCTCTCGAGAGTCCGTGTAACAGCACCTAGTGGTCTGCCTAACGGTAAGTAGGGAGTTTGGGTCAAGGTTGACCGGCCAGAGGCGGCAAGGATAGTAGTCCTACAACTGTAAGTTTCTTTGTTTTCTTATTGGCCCATCCTTGTTTCTTCTAATCTATCTTGTTGGAACTATGGAATGTGTCGACTACCTATAGAACGAACGACGTAGACCCGCTTTCGTGACGGAGCTACCATCCACCTATACAATGTActtgggtaggtaggtatgccTCAACTCAAGGAAATAAAGCATCAAAGAAGGTAAAGGTAAGTAAAGTTC from Podospora pseudoanserina strain CBS 124.78 chromosome 2, whole genome shotgun sequence includes the following:
- a CDS encoding hypothetical protein (EggNog:ENOG503PR15), with amino-acid sequence MEQDFILTKDLGTICEICKPLNYIRAVELYFKSTSCTDGIKCKRIERVFEELSSCNVLSRNNGPFLTIYEISLHQTTQIHLTLIFYYPIYQLTKMTKPLRQIAAEKLIGPNANPSQLGDPISLKTETNNATSNPRGEPENKQDFSKTESKVPESSGGSHEERMLRGEGPKGHHVSGMMTDEIRQGKRGAPGMTMEGDATSVKRVEVVGDATKGGRGKGSKL
- a CDS encoding hypothetical protein (EggNog:ENOG503P4NS; COG:S), with the protein product MEPITPYRPYLLRLWFLVALVLVTTASLGLVEYSLHKLLSTADLSSAVVAGSDYNSTSSTPSFPPSVARKTTVTRTTLAYINATVQIPNAKATRGRMRTETSENTHISKRAGRQNSTNPRVTRWNPRPTQRPWNPERSSPKDSSIVAECSEPLNPPASGDCAMILDPSVMSVPAYISQIGSAWGGWVNIGLPATLLLTPRPPKTPAPTATSYPEIETETVVETPTVYYPETKITTEIALPTTETTFTDATPSPEGISTEAIFTIQTVPNPDISPTSTQSAGISTVFTGRPSINVVLSIQTVPNPGIIPKQMQPKAAESTIISDLEAMDKKDNETNRLFTSWSPTVHATAPRNVRHSASLKNWSTSDTSWQLFTPANAIIITSTSTPSVPTLRGSSQLGTPEYFMSTSTVPTPRTRGSTTTGSLEYSAFSKAIISPIITSSVSPNEESSTGGNGSYIVYVLTPEAYFLGSFAPLIFAILFYLPWASLDAVAKRMEPFYRLSSSKGAVASESLNVSYESQVPLVGQLWNSLIRRHWVVSLTSFLVILCQVLMALSPEAIRISVIGIDCRANVACPGVLSVSTAPARAMEAMLLVMIICTAVLAGQLWNRRSQLYSEPFSLAGTATLVANDGSFLQLFRQVDSQSLTSDGKGLEKALGKNTRYRLTIYKNEGGAAQNGIVLEPPHTTSQAFPATTTPASGVKFLPVKRSNPLILELCLLFLIIVIILPIIIWYYLNNDQNHPLEQFLSGQDFGVRFLFAAIGILIDELWKNIFSKLSILVPYINMSNPNTAAKPQDSMLFEPPFSPLTALFHKSTYRSLPLTIVTMNANMALILTVYLANIPFSNDKARVAWATSCYFSLALFGLMIISIIALMILIRAPETPLAPDTIAARLYYLSAGLMIASRFGPFSTLNTGDRDRAITKCDAGLTGYRFEPVTALSKDKGSQSET
- a CDS encoding hypothetical protein (EggNog:ENOG503NZMH; COG:F); this encodes MSGSFPAQTGSPLASTKDESPSSKDKSSSTKTRSSSSAFPSEFSSSGFLSEDSVTQSGPRTCVPGRESTLEKRILRKIRQHNDRGDTDAQILVNFVIDFDHDQYIKSHKKGADTNLNWACTPTGFRNIVQASTALDYMSQTWPQTGARLYSYLDLRLRQSSYHRFRVQFAGNGGANITVHLDKKTPDLEAEACHLSITASGHQNLVALVASQIAWLCGAFRKSPEDGLIYCKPTVSETLHFDSSDSSSDDSMRFNIGYIDTPIDGSDLDVPRTCWNGLFIDQPHTRIVCGYPIRVQPGYAFNSTSVPLTGLEITRKIIMRIREDETPVERPQNLATTPDVVHGKCFFLYLQGVEQGSGVLAFGAAV
- a CDS encoding hypothetical protein (EggNog:ENOG503NUY9; COG:U), whose product is MSSSHPPQPAASALSADGLNVLSPAPIQTETSPLLPKPPSASSSSSEAVSEAGTETEESTLIAQPLSPARLYITLTSSYLGVFLGAVDASIIVTLSGPIASEFQSLSLLSWLAASYLIANAACQPLSGRLTDIFGRGPGLVFSNLMFGLGNLICGLAKNEQQIILGRVISGVGGGGLMSISTFLATDLVPLKKRGVVQGLGNIAYGTGAMLGGVFGGFINDTSSWGWRLAFLIQVPIIAVSGGLVAYLVRVPPKVSNKSLISRIDFLGAFFIVGFLVLTLLGLNAGGNLVRWTDPLVLTSIPLGVAMLFALVWWEGRVKQPIIPVKLLVERTVAAACITNFCSSMVMMMTMFYVPLYLQVLGYTPTQSAYRILASSVGVSFASVGSGLIMKQTGKYVGLGRIVLSVYTIAIALNTLLDQYTPPWIPFVSMTLHGAGYGAMLTVTLLGCIAAVEHSQQAVITSATYAFRSVGTTLGITVASAVYQNILKAKLWERFGDLPGAAEEINRIRDDLGELGRLPEGWHDGVIASFMEAFRGVWLTALGLTVIALISVSLMKQHKLHSTLTRQEE